The Narcine bancroftii isolate sNarBan1 chromosome 11, sNarBan1.hap1, whole genome shotgun sequence genome has a window encoding:
- the skic8 gene encoding superkiller complex protein 8, whose product MCWALCCSLLEGAGPERLLFCFQYSILFKQEHAHEDSIWSVAWGKSEKDGSETIVTGSLDDLVKVWKWQDEKLELQWTLEGHQLGVVSVDINHTGGTAASSSLDAHIRLWDLESGKQIKSLDAGPVDAWSVAFSPDGKFLATGSHLGKVNIFGVESGKKESSLDTRGKFILSIAYSPDGKYLASGAIDGIINMFDIATGKLLHTLEGHAKPIRSLTFSPDSQLLITASDDGYIKIYDVQHANLAGTLSGHGSWVLSVAFCPDNTHFVSSSSDKSVKVWDAGSRSCVHTFFDHQDQVWGAKYNGNGSKIVSVADDREIHIYDCPI is encoded by the exons AACGTCTACTCTTCTGTTTTCAGTACAGTATCCTATTCAAACAAGAACATG CTCATGAAGATTCTATCTGGTCTGTGGCTTGGGGCAAGAGTGAAAAAGATGGCTCGGAGACTATAGTGACTGGCTCATTAGATGACTTGGTTAAAGTCTGGAAATG GCAGGATGAGAAGTTGGAACTACAGTGGACTCTGGAGGGGCACCAGCTGGGAGTTGTATCAGTTGACATTAATCACACGGGCGGCACAGCAGCCTCCAGTTCTCTGGATGCACACATTCGTCTCTGGGATTTAGAGTCTGGCAAACAGATCAAGTCCTTGGATGCTGGGCCAG TTGATGCCTGGTCTGTGGCCTTCTCTCCAGATGGCAAGTTTCTAGCAACAGGGAGTCACTTGGGAAAAGTGAATATATTTGGAGTTGAAAGTGGAAAAAAGGAATCTTCCTTGGACACAAGAGGGAAATTCATCCTCAGCATTGCCTAT AGTCCTGATGGGAAATACCTAGCCAGTGGTGCTATTGATGGTATCATCAACATGTTTGACATTGCAACCGGAAAGCTTCTGCACACGTTAGAAG GTCACGCCAAGCCAATCCGATCTCTGACATTCTCTCCAGACTCCCAGCTTCTCATTACTGCCTCAGATGATGGTTACATAAAGATTTACGATGT ACAACACGCTAACCTTGCAGGTACACTGAGCGGTCACGGATCCTGGGTGTTGAGCGTTGCTTTCTGCCCGGACAACACACATTTTGTATCAAG ctcttCTGACAAAAGTGTAAAGGTATGGGATGCAGGCTCCAGAAGCTGTGTACACACCTTTTTTGATCACCAAGATCAG GTCTGGGGTGCGAAATACAATGGAAATGGCTCGAAGATAGTTTCTGTGGCAGATGATCGTGAGATCCATATTTATGACTGTCCAATCTGA